The sequence TCTGTCATATTATCAGCTGTTATCTTTAAACTGGTCAGGGCTGCTGTTATGACAAGACTTTTATGGTGGCCCTGCTGATTAAATGCCTGAACCTTTGACAGTTATAGCAATAATGGTAACAAGACGAAGTGCCAGATTTACACAACAACTCCTGGCAGCATGTGACATTTACTGTGAAAAATTTATATATGGTTATAAAGTATTCCATGAGTGCTTTGTCTGAGTAAAGTGTTATTTAATGTGTCAGCAGATTCACTTGTTCAAACTGAAATAGCTTTTGATGGTGCCATGAGTGTCCATATTCatgtcttttttaaatttatttaaaataataaggaCATAAGTGAATGAAGCAATTTAGGGGATGGATGTGGGAGTTTCCTTGTGGAATAATTTTCTTTAATTGTTTCTTTAAACCATCTGTGTGGAATAACGCAGACAATAGACAGTAATAGCATGTAATTAGATAAAGCACAATAAATGAGTGTGGCTCCATTCATTGGAACCTAAAGATGTGTTCAGGCCAAATGACCCATACTTACTGTGCTAAAAAAAGAACCGCATAATGGAAACAACTACCATGGCAAAAATTAGCAGTAATGTCCTAAAATGAAGATGTCTTATAGAGTAATGTCTAAACATTTCCTATTCTTCAACTGTAAGACACCAGAAAGCAAATGCATGTGATGAATTTAACCTAAAGCAATTTACATTTGCTAATTGAAAATTCAGTTCAATGCTACAATGGCTTTATCCTTAAGTTACAAAACGTATCTTCCTTTCATTATTTCAGCCCTTACCTGAAActgttaacatttaaaaaatctcagacattgtgttttattataatacctgcttttattattatacatttatggTTGTTAGGTTACAAGTGCTTTCAGTGCATttaaaacagtaataaatgttggtgtttagaTGGAAAGGTCTGGAGTCTCATGGAGAAATGAGAACAGCTGCAAAACACCAGTCACCTGgattaaatatacataaattCCTTTAGTCCAGAGGGCCAGATTAAGGGAGAGTCCACTTGGTGCAATTTGTTTTGAAAAGCTTCGGACCAAGGTGCATTAACACAGTGTTATCTGCTGGGATCAAACCCAGAGCTTAGTTTGTAGACAAGTCCTGTGACTGCCTGCATAGTTAGCATTTGTAGACTAATTAAAATTAAAGCGGGGATTCACAGTGGTGCAGCGAGTAACATTGTCATCTCACAGCTCTATGATCTGGGCTTCTGGGACGTGAGCTcaggtttctgtctgtgtggagtctgACATTCTCCTCTCTCCCTTTGCCCCCCCACCAAGAAACATCCTGATAAGTGGATTCGCTGTTCTGGATCGCCCCTAGGTGTGAAGGATTATAAGGACTAGAGAGAGAAACCTAAAAACATGCAtcaattattcatatttaattatttgataATTGCTGCAAAAatcttttgcctttttttttcagacctATCAGTTAGTCAGTAAGTTACCAGTGGGAGGATTTGTAAGTTAGCTGATATTTCTAACTGTTATATATGAgttctattttcatttatttaaatattctttCATTATGTTTTAATTGACATTAATTAACCTTTACGGTTTTACTACAGCACTGAGTCTAAGGCTACACAGCTATATCTGCTTCTACTtagtttaacaacaacaacaacaataataataaaagttattatgattcatttttattaaattctcTGTGAATTtgtgatgtatatatatatttttttaattaaggattccagatttaataaaattataGCAAGAAAACTAAAGGCAGATATTTGTAGCCAGATATATCCCTAATTAAAAAACCAAACAAGCAAAAAGGACAGTTGtactataatatattataaccAGTCTACTGGATTAGTGGCATTGTTTCTGTCCATTGTATATTTACAaatcttttattaatatttgaGATATTTTACTATTGAATGAATTTATTGTGGCAAGTAGGAAACATCTGTTACTACTGACCTCAACTTATACACTGCTCATGCTTAAAGATGAGATGGATCttatattatttacatcataataatatcattatgttttattttaagacacaGTTTTTAGTTATATATTTATGATCTCTTTTAAGTCCCTGACTTGTATGATGGCTCGTATTAACCTAAATGAAaactataaaaacaaacaaacaaacaaacaaacaaacaaacaaacaaacaaataaataaatgactatgTAAAAACCATGTTATTATTGAtttacttttgtttatttatgtgtgtaaaaaaaaccccagaaagataaatacagaaatgaatTAATTGCAGAgtatatcaataaataaatgaatacagagATACAGGCATATGCAATAATATTAAGACTTCATAATTAGTTAGAATGGTAAGTAAGATACGGTAATATATCTTGAGTTTAAGTGCTTATTATATCATTCTTTGATTTATTCATTCTATTAAAAGATCTGGTCTTCTTTAATAAGGTGTGCTATGAATAGATGTGAAATATGAGACTGCACTGAAGGAATACTTACTGCAGAAAGAGTTCAGTcaaaaataaacagtgaaaaaacagaaacagtgaTAAAAGcatatatttgttttgtttgtgttgcaCTGGAGCTGACTAAACACCCACCAGTATAAGCTTTCTGCATGTCTAAATCATAACTACTgtgtaacactgacactaacgcTAAACTTTGAAGAATTGTagctataaaaatatattgCTCCTAGGAGTCAGCTGAGGTTTAGCTAATAACAGGTGTTCTCATACTCTTCTCATTCATTAACCCACTAGCTTGCCTATGACAGAGCAATGTAAAGATTTTGCCCCCATTTTACCCTTCTTTGTGTTCCTTAATTaccaaaaaaacatgcaaaattgACAAAACCATGAACCACAAAACATTTCCAAGCTGATCTAATAACAGGGTCTACTGCTGACTGTATTTACTGCATTTTACCCTGAAGAAAACACATCTTTATCCAAATAACAGTTTTCTCAAAATCCTAGCAATATCTATTCTAATAAAAAGTAACCTTAGAGAAACACCCTGTCCCACAGTGGCAATATCtgtgagatataaaaaaaactgagGCTGAAGCACAAAAGTGCTTCTTTTCTTCCAGCTAATTTTACAGCATGAAAACAgtttgactaaaaaaaaaacacattcgcATGTGACATCTAATGGAAAATACAGCATTTTTTAAGAATCGGCAAGTGGTAAATTTGAGTTTTTTTTCATACTTCCCTGCAAGCGAAAGCAATAATGTTGTTGTGAAGTGCAGCACTAATAATTCATTCTGTACCATCTCCCTGTGTGGTTTGATTTTGATGATGGGAGGGAAAAATCAAAGGGTGCAGTTTTCCAGGAAACTTGCAGCGCTCAATTGCCGGATAAGTGCCCAAGAACATCTGGCAGAGTTCACCCTGCACTCTTAACAGTCAATTTAACACCGTCAGTTTTTGTTTCCCCCATTTATATACCGATTGCTCTCAGGCAGGCTAATTATCTCTATACtcttcttccaaaaaaaaaaaaggttaggaTATGTAAGCaagctgcacacacacttttaggAGACTGTAATGTGATTTGTTTGAAAAGATTAGATTAAGCTGCAGGGCCCCTGAAGGGTTTTTGTGAGAAATCCAGAAATAAATATACTATTCTTCTGCTTATTCTCAGTGGGGATGTTATTAGACATGATGCATgagcattaaaatatttaattaaatatataatgctGTATCTAACTATGAGTGATTAACCAGGATGAAATATTTAGTGTTGGTTACATCTCATTTTACCCAGGCTCTGCCTTAATCTGCTGCAGTTTGGTGAAGCAGGCCAGTATTTTCATGTATATCTGTCATGATCatgtgtttgttactgttttCTTTAATGACCACTGAACATGTGAGTGTGAAGTCAGGAAAAAGATGTCATGCTAGCCAAGCCAATACTGggtggagaaggaggaaaagGTCGGTGGGCCTGAATTCCTGTAATCTGCACTGACCCTCCCAAACCCAGAGCTTCCTCCTTTGCCCTGCTCTCGCCCTTTCCCCTTTTCCCTGAATCAACCTGCTTCCTGTCCAAACGCTCACACGCTACCCAGTCACTGGGCTTCATTTGTCATTTCACTTTTCTCTCTTAAAAAGTGTGGTGAGACAGTGTGCAGTTTACCTGTGAATGTTTACTACAGTGTTCACGTTCAAATTAAACAGAGCAGACAAAGGAGGGATAGGAGACTGGAAACACTCTCAGCTGAAAATGTGATGTTACTGATACAACACCTCACATGATCCTGACGGAAGCCAGGATTTGGTTTGTGGACAAGAAGTTGACAGACTGCCATCACTGCGGGAACTtgagaaagaggaagtgaaAAGAGATGGTCACAAAGTAAACACACTGCAATGCATTCAGTGGACTGTACACTGTAATTAGAAATACACTACAGCACTATACTCATGGAAAAGGACATCTAAGGCagagttttttttaacataataataataataaaaataataataataataataataacaacaataataattataacaatcattattattgttgttgttacattacttataattcatttttaattaattattgttgCTAAATGTATTATGGTATTTTTAGTTTTCAAGATTGCCTCAGTGTCATCGGAACAGCGTCATTACTTTGGCAACACACTGTTATCTACAGTATAACAACAACAATCCTCAAACAAACCCAGGTTTCCACTTTTACTCCCTACCTCACTTGGTTCTTCAACAGGATCATTATTAAAATGCATACCTTTAGTTACCACCCAATAGCATCATCCAAAATGGAAGAAACGCCGTACATTTTGTGTTAGATAATTCATTAACAATGGCAGAGAACATTAGTTGTGAATATTGTAGTTCACAATGTTTTAACCACATAGGTCTATCTGTAGCCATAAACAATATCTGTGATTTGTCCTAGAGTTTTTatcacagctccaggatcccACTTCACGCCTGAGCCCAGGTTGCTCTATGTGGAGAGTTTTACATGTTCTTGCTGTGTCCATGTGGATTTCCTCCTGGTTTCCTCTCAATtcctcacacacaaaaacatactggCAACAGATTTGCCTACATTAAATTACCCCTGGGGGTAATAGGTTTACAAGTGTGCAAGAATGCCTTGAATTGGTCTGTTGTAACATCCAGGATGTATCTGTGCCTTGCCTGACCTTGCCCAGGATGAATCAGttattaaagataaataaatcaaatgtattGACAGTTTTACACCATGTGTAGTGATTGTCCATCAATTTGTGTTGAAAATCAGTGTCACTTTCCTTACAACCTGAGATATACACAAATGCTTGAGAAACACCCACATCATGTATAGGTTAAATTGTTTAATTAACAATTAATGAATAAAGcacatttattacttttttatttataacatcctaataaaaacaaaaaggcttGTCTCTATTGACATTTTCTTTAATACAAtttcaaaaaaatgtttaaataggagtataaatatataaatatatataagttGGTATTTACATAACTAACATAGCTAAATACATTACAGGTCACAGGTTAGCATATATTCACCTCCAGCTAGTAACGGTCAATACTCTGCAGTGAATAGGCACACTAAAGGCCAATCCAATAAAGTATACCCCCAGAGAAAAAGAGGtagattttccttttttttcccccttttcaaGCAGCAGAAAAAGGTCATACATAACACTCACTTTCCTCATTGTACTAAAGCagggtttaaaaataaaactgtcatTAATAACTTGCCATCATGGCATCCAGTATGAATGTACAACGGACGAGTTCATTTACAAAGTCATAGCTGAATGAACGAATATAAGGCTAGGGTCTGTGGAGGGCACAAGGGGGCGGCTGCATATCAAGAGAGACAtccagagagagggagagatacatATAGAGGTCTGGCTATTGATCTTTCTTCATTCCAAGCACGTGGCAGATACCTTCCAcgctctttttttcctcaatgAAATTGCTCAGCTCTCTGCAGCTTTGTATCCCTCTCTATCTTTTTTTATCTCATCTTGTATGCCTGTAGAGAATGTAGGCCAAGTCATGACCTTAGTGGAATAGCTGTGTGCCAGAGCTGATAAGTTCACACTTAACATCACCCTTACCACACAGGAAAAGATCACCATGTCATGTTTACTCTCTGGCAGCTACTCTACGTCACCTCCAATTGCACAGATAGAAGAGATGGTCAGACTAATATCAACGACTTATATAAGTCCCTCAATCTTTTTAGTCATCATTAGGCAGCCACCAAGCTATGTTTTAAGATAATGATCAGATAATGATCAGTCAGATGATCATGGAATGATGGCTTAATAGCCATCACTCATCCCTTAATTTCATACCACAGCTGTTTTATATTGTAAACACATCCTCCAATTTACTGGTCTACATAATTTCTTCATATTATCTCCCAGTTATCTTAGTTACACATGACTCTACCATATCTGGTCCCTACAGTTCTTAAGCAGTATTCGAATTAACTGAGATGTACTATAGCATGCAGCAACAGCAttctgtattgtgtattgttgaAAACACCACCATAGAATATTGTTTTCCCTTTCACAAGGCACACCTTTCCTTTTCAAAAACAAAGGGAGGAATTATTTGCCAGTTAACCTCCGAGTTCACAGAAAGATCTTTAAGTGAGCATTACTTAGACATTCTTTATATACATCattcataattataataataatcatcataattaaaaaaaaaaacatttgctctGCAATTGACAGTGCTAATGAAAGTTTATGTCTGCAAATATAATCCGCCCATTAGTTTCATGGAGACACTCAAGGGAATTCCCACTGTGCAAAAGTCTGACTGTATAGCCTGATAGACGGATATTCTTCTGTAACTGTCTTCCCAAGTATATCCTGCCTGTGTTCTGTTTCTCTTCATATTGCTATTATTAGTGTCCTTTTTTCCCTGGAATCATTTCTTTAGCTAAATGAGCCAGGAGGTTCTAACTGTCAAATAATAAGTCATGGGATCAGTTTCGTACTGAATAATAATGATTCACTTTTTATCGCACTACAATGAAACATCACTCTACCAATCATAAGAGATAACAAATTAGGTTTCTCAGTATACAACCAGAGCTGAACAGGTGAATGGCACTCATAATATTTCACAAACCAATTCCTTCATCCGTGTGAAATACAATAAGTAGTGACAGCTATGGAAAGCCAACATAACGACAACCCTGTCAAGTCCATTAATCTGGTATTTGTCTACCAACCTGGGTGAAGGTCTTTCTTCAAATGGAGAGAATTCTTGACACAGTGTAATTGGTATTTCCACCATGGGGATTGATATGAAATGCTGGAACGATGGCAGTTTGTGGAACTGGAGAATGGGGTTTATGAGCTGGGAGTGAAACAGAAGGGGAGCGGAAGGGGAGTTGATGGAAGGTAACTCCTTAAGCCAGAAATGACATGAGAATTGGGATTAGCTTGAATGGAAAAGCTGATGTTGGCCAATGGGTTTATGAAGAGCAAAGGCCAAAGAGAACGGTGTTGAGAAGGTACTGTACGCCTCTTGAGTCCCACTTGCTCAAGGCACAGGAGTGAAGTAAACGTAAGTGTTGACATCTGGTGTCCTCTTGCGTTTTTTCTCCTTTAGAAATATAATTCTCTGTGAGGCAGGGAAATGAAATCTCTGAagacaagattttttttcttctcaaaacAGGCTTTGGTTTGTTATTTAATCCATTTACTTATATATTCCTCAAATGCTGATGTGCAAGGGCCTGAGAATGATTAgaggcacacacatacagtgaagAAAACAGAGGTTTAGACAAACGTTTACAATATTATAAATCTTCACCTAATTCACTTCTGATGCCCTGAGCAGCACATCTTCCTATAGAATTCAGTTCCAACTCTAACTCAACACACGTGCTACAGGTAATCAATCTACTTGCCTAGCCAGATCAGCTGTATTGATCGCCGACAGGAACTGAAATCAAAAGGAAGGTTGGCTTGCAGGAAAATGGTCACTGCTCTACAAGAGTGAGCCTGATATCAGAAAACTGGAGAATGAAGTGGAATTCCATGCACCATGCTTGAAGTTCTCCATATTTCTacctgcacacgcacacacacaggcaatgtTTCCTGCTCATGCCTTCTCTCGCCAGTAAAGACCCTCCGAGGCTCAGCTCAGGTTCCACTCTCCCATTGCAAAAAAAAGCTCACACATTGCTGTAGTGTCACAGGACAGGAGAATGACGTCCGGCGATTACGGATTTGCACTTCTGCTTTTCGTCGCGGTGTCTGGTTGCCCTCTCTGGATCACTTCTTTGCTAGCCTTGGGGAGCCATTTGGCCCCAAGGGCAGGAATGCAGGGGACTGACGGCTGTGTTGACGGCAGCACTGACTTCAGCAGTGGCTTGGTGTTACGACCCAAGCGTTTAGTGTCTTAAATGTGTATGTGGCTCTGGAGTTGTTTTGACACCAGACACTTGCTGAGTGGCAGTAAAACCATGTGTGTGAACCCATATACTTGTCCAGCGGGTTCCTTTGCTCCCTGGGGGTATCCTGAACACATTGTCCAGCTGTCCTATTTGCATGTTCACACTGCTGCTACCTGAGTGAACACATGGACAGAAGTTTGGCAAAACGAAATGCTAAACAAAAGGCAAGGTGGTATCACAACTCTCCGTGCTGTCAATCAAAAGTATCTTCTTCCTACTAGTCTCTCCTCACAGAGGACACTGTTCAGTGGTAAAGGggcctccctctttctttttcctgcGTTTCTTCTTATGTGCTGTCCAACATGCAGTAGCCATTACCACCAGGACCACCCCGACAATTAGCAAGACCACCGACACCACCTTGGTCTGAGGGAGATCATTGTATGTGTAGGTCACGCCTGTGCCAGCTATACCAATCACCAGTGAGATGATTCCAAAAGGGAAGATGCAGCGATACCAGGATTTCTCCATGCCCCCTGTTGCCTGAGAAAGCCTCTCCAAAGACGACAGGACCTCTGGGACTTTAGCTGCCCCCTCCTGAGTCTGTCCTTCTTGGTTGGTGCTTGAAGCAGGCTGGGGCTGGCATGCCAGGTGCCCCGTGGTACAGCCCATCTTAAAAATGAGATGCCAGTGAAGTTGTTGGAGGCCAGGTCGAAACTTCCTCTACTATACTCCAAATCCAGTACTGGTTTGAGAAAAGATGAAGCTTAGATCAAAACAGGCAGATGTGAAACTATGTGCAAGATGAGCGTCACCAGCAAAAAAGGGTCTGAAGTCCCTGCAcagtcttcctctctttctctgctgtGCAGTGTTACAATAGTCTGCACTGTGaatcagcagcagcatgttgAACACTCTCCCAGCTAGACTGCGTGTGGGTATATAATGTGCCAAAGGCAGGGGGTGGAGTAAAGAAACAGTGAAGGGGCTGGACACCAGAAGTGATTGGCTGAAGCCACAGTGTGACGTCGAAGAAGTGCAGAGGAATGGGGATCAAAAGGAGAGCTGGAAAAAGGAAGGGAGGGTGGGAGTTAACCATTCAAAAGCCGTGCCTCACTTTTGCTTTTTCAGGGATCCTTGCAGCCGTTCTTC comes from Hemibagrus wyckioides isolate EC202008001 linkage group LG02, SWU_Hwy_1.0, whole genome shotgun sequence and encodes:
- the LOC131366310 gene encoding transmembrane protein 100 produces the protein MGCTTGHLACQPQPASSTNQEGQTQEGAAKVPEVLSSLERLSQATGGMEKSWYRCIFPFGIISLVIGIAGTGVTYTYNDLPQTKVVSVVLLIVGVVLVVMATACWTAHKKKRRKKKEGGPFTTEQCPL